A single genomic interval of Balaenoptera musculus isolate JJ_BM4_2016_0621 chromosome 14, mBalMus1.pri.v3, whole genome shotgun sequence harbors:
- the TMEM120B gene encoding transmembrane protein 120B isoform X1, whose product MASQLERCEREWHELEGEFQELQDTHRIYRQKLEELTALQTSCSSSINKQKTRLKDLKHTLQRYKRHASREEAELVQQLGASIKERQNIFFDMEAYLPKKNGLYLNLVLGNVNVTLLSNQAKFAYKDEYEKFKLYLTIILLLGAVACRFVLYYRVTDEVFNFLLVWYYCTLTIRESILISNGSRIKGWWVSHHYVSTFLSGVMLTWPNGLIYQKFRDQFLAFSIFQSCVQFLQYYYQRGCLYRLRALGERNHLDLTVEGFQSWMWRGLTFLLPFLFCGHFWQLYNAITLFELSSHEECREWQVFVLALTFLVLFLGNFLTTLKVVHTKLQKNRSEAKKL is encoded by the exons GATACTCACAGGATCTACAGGCAGAAGCTGGAGGAGCTGACCGCACTCCAGACTTCGTGCAGCAGCTCCATCAACAAGCAGAAGACACGACTGAAGGACCTGAAGCACACGCTCCAGAG GTACAAGCGCCATGCCAGTCGGGAGGAGGCAGAGCTCGTTCAGCAGTTGGGCGCCAGCATCAAGGAGCGGCAGAACATCTTCTTTGACATGGAGGCCTACCTGCCTAAGAAGAACGG GCTCTACTTAAATCTGGTTCTCGGCAATGTGAATGTGACCCTTCTCAGCAACCAGGCCAA ATTTGCCTACAAGGATGAGTATGAGAAGTTCAAGCTCTACCTGACCATCATCCTGCTCCTGGGTGCTGTGGCATGTCGATTTGTCCTTTACTACAG GGTGACAGACGAAGTCTTTAACTTCCTGCTGGTATGGTATTACTGCACCCTGACGATTCGGGAGAGTATTCTCATCAGCAACGGCTCGAG AATCAAAGGCTGGTGGGTGTCTCACCACTACGTGTCCACGTTCCTGTCTGGAGTGATGCTGACCTG GCCTAACGGACTAATTTATCAGAAGTTTCGCGATCAGTTTTTAGCGTTCTCCATTTTTCAGA GCTGTGTCCAGTTCCTGCAATATTATTACCAGAGGGGCTGCCTCTACCGGCTGCGGGCCCTAGGGGAGAGGAATCACCTGGACCTCACGGTGG aAGGATTTCAGTCCTGGATGTGGCGAGGCCTCACCTTCCTTCTGCCCTTCCTGTTTTGTGGCCAC TTCTGGCAGCTCTACAATGCCATCACGTTATTTGAGCTCTCCAGCCACGAGGAATGCAGAGAATGGCAG GTGTTCGTGTTGGCGCTTACGTTCCTTGTCCTCTTCCTCGGCAATTTCCTGACCACACTCAAAGTCGTGCACACCAAACTCCAGAAGAACAGAAGCGAGGCCAAGAAGCTGTGA
- the RHOF gene encoding rho-related GTP-binding protein RhoF isoform X1 yields the protein MAWVLGTFCRAPPPVLPAPGYGQPWGPSPDCRPGPGQEGAENRDCGRRRLRQDLAAHGVQPGVLPRALRPIRVREVHGQRDRGQQGGDPELIRHRRCQVDNGLRGSRRPGRRWHGRLTVAWMRMVPCRPVELPAMMEMFRTRTAHYGQEDYDRLRPLSYQNTQLVLICYDVMNPTSYDNVLIKWFPEVTHFCRGIPTVLIGCKTDLRKDKEQLRKLRAAQLEPITYTQGQSACEQIQAALYLECSAKFRENVEDVFREAAKVALSAMKKAQRQKQHRLCLLV from the exons ATGGCATGGGTCCTCGGAACATTTTGCAG GGCGCCGCCGCCAGTGCTGCCTGCTCCTGGCTATGGACAACCCTGGGGCCCCAGCCCCGACTGCCGCCCCGGGCCCGGGCAAGAAGGAGCTGAAAATCGTGATTGTGGGCGACGGCGGCTGCGGCAAGACCTCGCTGCTCATGGTGTACAGCCAGGGGTCCTTCCCCGAG CACTACGCCCCATCCGTGTTCGAGAAGTACACGGCCAGCGTGACCGTGGGCAGCAAGGAGGTGACCCTGAACTTATACGACACCGCCG CTGCCAGGTGGATAATGGATTGAGGGGCAGCAGGAGACCAGGGAGGAGGTGGCACGGAAGACTGACGGTGGCTTGGATGAGGATGGTGCCATGCCGTCCAGTAGAACTTCCTGCAATGATGGAGATGTTCCGCACCCGCACTGCCCATTACG GGCAGGAAGATTATGACCGGCTGCGGCCCCTGTCCTACCAGAACACCCAACTCGTGCTCATCTGCTATGACGTCATGAACCCCACCAGCTATGACAACGTTCTCATCAAG TGGTTCCCTGAGGTCACCCACTTCTGCCGTGGGATCCCTACGGTGCTCATCGGCTGCAAGACAGACCTGAGGAAGGACAAGGAGCAGCTGCGCAAGCTCCGGGCGGCCCAGCTCGAGCCCATCACCTACACGCAG ggcCAGAGCGCCTGTGAACAGATCCAAGCCgccctctacctggaatgttcTGCCAAGTTTCGGGAGAACGTGGAGGACGTCTTCCGAGAGGCCGCCAAGGTTGCCCTCAGTGCCATGAAGAAAGCACAGCGGCAGAAACAGCACCGCCTGTGCCTGCTGGTTTGA
- the TMEM120B gene encoding transmembrane protein 120B isoform X2 gives MASQLERCEREWHELEGEFQELQDTHRIYRQKLEELTALQTSCSSSINKQKTRLKDLKHTLQRYKRHASREEAELVQQLGASIKERQNIFFDMEAYLPKKNGLYLNLVLGNVNVTLLSNQAKFAYKDEYEKFKLYLTIILLLGAVACRFVLYYRVTDEVFNFLLVWYYCTLTIRESILISNGSRIKGWWVSHHYVSTFLSGVMLTWPNGLIYQKFRDQFLAFSIFQSCVQFLQYYYQRGCLYRLRALGERNHLDLTVEGFQSWMWRGLTFLLPFLFCGHFWQLYNAITLFELSSHEECREWQSCTPNSRRTEARPRSCEPRGRRPSTPGL, from the exons GATACTCACAGGATCTACAGGCAGAAGCTGGAGGAGCTGACCGCACTCCAGACTTCGTGCAGCAGCTCCATCAACAAGCAGAAGACACGACTGAAGGACCTGAAGCACACGCTCCAGAG GTACAAGCGCCATGCCAGTCGGGAGGAGGCAGAGCTCGTTCAGCAGTTGGGCGCCAGCATCAAGGAGCGGCAGAACATCTTCTTTGACATGGAGGCCTACCTGCCTAAGAAGAACGG GCTCTACTTAAATCTGGTTCTCGGCAATGTGAATGTGACCCTTCTCAGCAACCAGGCCAA ATTTGCCTACAAGGATGAGTATGAGAAGTTCAAGCTCTACCTGACCATCATCCTGCTCCTGGGTGCTGTGGCATGTCGATTTGTCCTTTACTACAG GGTGACAGACGAAGTCTTTAACTTCCTGCTGGTATGGTATTACTGCACCCTGACGATTCGGGAGAGTATTCTCATCAGCAACGGCTCGAG AATCAAAGGCTGGTGGGTGTCTCACCACTACGTGTCCACGTTCCTGTCTGGAGTGATGCTGACCTG GCCTAACGGACTAATTTATCAGAAGTTTCGCGATCAGTTTTTAGCGTTCTCCATTTTTCAGA GCTGTGTCCAGTTCCTGCAATATTATTACCAGAGGGGCTGCCTCTACCGGCTGCGGGCCCTAGGGGAGAGGAATCACCTGGACCTCACGGTGG aAGGATTTCAGTCCTGGATGTGGCGAGGCCTCACCTTCCTTCTGCCCTTCCTGTTTTGTGGCCAC TTCTGGCAGCTCTACAATGCCATCACGTTATTTGAGCTCTCCAGCCACGAGGAATGCAGAGAATGGCAG TCGTGCACACCAAACTCCAGAAGAACAGAAGCGAGGCCAAGAAGCTGTGAGCCACGGGGCCGGCGCCCCTCGACCCCCGGACTTTGA
- the RHOF gene encoding rho-related GTP-binding protein RhoF isoform X3 translates to MDNPGAPAPTAAPGPGKKELKIVIVGDGGCGKTSLLMVYSQGSFPEHYAPSVFEKYTASVTVGSKEVTLNLYDTAGQEDYDRLRPLSYQNTQLVLICYDVMNPTSYDNVLIKWFPEVTHFCRGIPTVLIGCKTDLRKDKEQLRKLRAAQLEPITYTQGQSACEQIQAALYLECSAKFRENVEDVFREAAKVALSAMKKAQRQKQHRLCLLV, encoded by the exons ATGGACAACCCTGGGGCCCCAGCCCCGACTGCCGCCCCGGGCCCGGGCAAGAAGGAGCTGAAAATCGTGATTGTGGGCGACGGCGGCTGCGGCAAGACCTCGCTGCTCATGGTGTACAGCCAGGGGTCCTTCCCCGAG CACTACGCCCCATCCGTGTTCGAGAAGTACACGGCCAGCGTGACCGTGGGCAGCAAGGAGGTGACCCTGAACTTATACGACACCGCCG GGCAGGAAGATTATGACCGGCTGCGGCCCCTGTCCTACCAGAACACCCAACTCGTGCTCATCTGCTATGACGTCATGAACCCCACCAGCTATGACAACGTTCTCATCAAG TGGTTCCCTGAGGTCACCCACTTCTGCCGTGGGATCCCTACGGTGCTCATCGGCTGCAAGACAGACCTGAGGAAGGACAAGGAGCAGCTGCGCAAGCTCCGGGCGGCCCAGCTCGAGCCCATCACCTACACGCAG ggcCAGAGCGCCTGTGAACAGATCCAAGCCgccctctacctggaatgttcTGCCAAGTTTCGGGAGAACGTGGAGGACGTCTTCCGAGAGGCCGCCAAGGTTGCCCTCAGTGCCATGAAGAAAGCACAGCGGCAGAAACAGCACCGCCTGTGCCTGCTGGTTTGA
- the RHOF gene encoding rho-related GTP-binding protein RhoF isoform X2: MDNPGAPAPTAAPGPGKKELKIVIVGDGGCGKTSLLMVYSQGSFPEHYAPSVFEKYTASVTVGSKEVTLNLYDTAGQEDYDRLRPLSYQNTQLVLICYDVMNPTSYDNVLIKWFPEVTHFCRGIPTVLIGCKTDLRKDKEQLRKLRAAQLEPITYTQPAQLPELCFREERGREACRKPSCLEAVNSPHRPGRHNTPPQFSAEVSPPLCLSLGEAWAGGQDRARSSYSP, from the exons ATGGACAACCCTGGGGCCCCAGCCCCGACTGCCGCCCCGGGCCCGGGCAAGAAGGAGCTGAAAATCGTGATTGTGGGCGACGGCGGCTGCGGCAAGACCTCGCTGCTCATGGTGTACAGCCAGGGGTCCTTCCCCGAG CACTACGCCCCATCCGTGTTCGAGAAGTACACGGCCAGCGTGACCGTGGGCAGCAAGGAGGTGACCCTGAACTTATACGACACCGCCG GGCAGGAAGATTATGACCGGCTGCGGCCCCTGTCCTACCAGAACACCCAACTCGTGCTCATCTGCTATGACGTCATGAACCCCACCAGCTATGACAACGTTCTCATCAAG TGGTTCCCTGAGGTCACCCACTTCTGCCGTGGGATCCCTACGGTGCTCATCGGCTGCAAGACAGACCTGAGGAAGGACAAGGAGCAGCTGCGCAAGCTCCGGGCGGCCCAGCTCGAGCCCATCACCTACACGCAG CCAGCTCAGTTGCCCGAATTGTGCTTTCGGGAAGAGCGGGGGAGAGAAGCATGTAGGAAGCCCTCTTGTCTTGAGGCCGTCAACTCTCCTCACAGGCCTGGCAGACACAACACACCACCCCAGTTCTCGGCTGAAGTCAGCCCCCCTCTCTGCCTGAGTTTGGGGGAAGCGTGGGCTGGAGGCCAGGACAGAGCTCGCAGCAGCTACAGCCCATAG
- the TMEM120B gene encoding transmembrane protein 120B isoform X3, which produces MASQLERCEREWHELEGEFQELQDTHRIYRQKLEELTALQTSCSSSINKQKTRLKDLKHTLQRYKRHASREEAELVQQLGASIKERQNIFFDMEAYLPKKNGLYLNLVLGNVNVTLLSNQAKFAYKDEYEKFKLYLTIILLLGAVACRFVLYYRIKGWWVSHHYVSTFLSGVMLTWPNGLIYQKFRDQFLAFSIFQSCVQFLQYYYQRGCLYRLRALGERNHLDLTVEGFQSWMWRGLTFLLPFLFCGHFWQLYNAITLFELSSHEECREWQVFVLALTFLVLFLGNFLTTLKVVHTKLQKNRSEAKKL; this is translated from the exons GATACTCACAGGATCTACAGGCAGAAGCTGGAGGAGCTGACCGCACTCCAGACTTCGTGCAGCAGCTCCATCAACAAGCAGAAGACACGACTGAAGGACCTGAAGCACACGCTCCAGAG GTACAAGCGCCATGCCAGTCGGGAGGAGGCAGAGCTCGTTCAGCAGTTGGGCGCCAGCATCAAGGAGCGGCAGAACATCTTCTTTGACATGGAGGCCTACCTGCCTAAGAAGAACGG GCTCTACTTAAATCTGGTTCTCGGCAATGTGAATGTGACCCTTCTCAGCAACCAGGCCAA ATTTGCCTACAAGGATGAGTATGAGAAGTTCAAGCTCTACCTGACCATCATCCTGCTCCTGGGTGCTGTGGCATGTCGATTTGTCCTTTACTACAG AATCAAAGGCTGGTGGGTGTCTCACCACTACGTGTCCACGTTCCTGTCTGGAGTGATGCTGACCTG GCCTAACGGACTAATTTATCAGAAGTTTCGCGATCAGTTTTTAGCGTTCTCCATTTTTCAGA GCTGTGTCCAGTTCCTGCAATATTATTACCAGAGGGGCTGCCTCTACCGGCTGCGGGCCCTAGGGGAGAGGAATCACCTGGACCTCACGGTGG aAGGATTTCAGTCCTGGATGTGGCGAGGCCTCACCTTCCTTCTGCCCTTCCTGTTTTGTGGCCAC TTCTGGCAGCTCTACAATGCCATCACGTTATTTGAGCTCTCCAGCCACGAGGAATGCAGAGAATGGCAG GTGTTCGTGTTGGCGCTTACGTTCCTTGTCCTCTTCCTCGGCAATTTCCTGACCACACTCAAAGTCGTGCACACCAAACTCCAGAAGAACAGAAGCGAGGCCAAGAAGCTGTGA